In Candidatus Dadabacteria bacterium, the DNA window CTGGGGGGATCCCCGTTTGTCATTCCCCAGAAAAGCTACTCTGTGCGGACTGGGGAGAAGGAGGGGGAGATAGTTTTCGTGTTTTCGGGAAGCACGCCTCTCCAGGTCACGGTCGATTTCCCGAGAAACTTCATAACCAGAGTGGAGGGTACGCTTTCTGACGGAGAGAAGGCTAAAATTGAGTTCTCGCTCCTCAAACGGATTGACTCGGACACCTATTTTCCGAGAAGACTGCTTTTTGCGACCGCCGATTACAGTCTCAGCGTGAATTATGACGAGAATTTACGGGTAAACTCAAAGACGGATATTTCTTTTTTCCGCTCCGCAGAGGAACCCTGATTTGTCGCAGAAACCGCTTGTAAGAAACTTCGTAATAAGAAACCGTTTGGGTCTTCACGCCAGAGCGGCCGCGGTTCTGGTCGCCCTGACCAGCAGATTCAGTTCCAGTATAATGATAAGGAAAGACAGTTTCGAGATAGACGGAAAAAGCATACTGGGTGTTTTGTCCCTTGCGGCCATTTGTGGCACTGAAGTTGCCATTACGATAGAGGGGGAGGACTCGGAGCTTGCGATGGAGGAAGTCTCCCGTCTGATTGAAAGCGGCTTCGGAGAAGGAATCGATCCGGAAAACTGAGTTTGGGATATTCCGCAACCGGGATAAACTGAATCGGTTTTTAAGGGAAAACACTGTTACGACCATGAAGATTATAAGGATAAATTCAAAAAATCTGGAAAGAAGGTCAAGAGAAATAGAGAAATCGGCCTCACATTTCGATCCGGAGCTTGTTTCGCAGACAGAAAAGATTGTAGAGGACGTCAGAGAGCAGGGAGACTCGGCGCTTTTTCGCTACGCGAAGAAATTTGACGGGCCTTACGTAACTGCGAAAAACGTAAAGGTCACCGATCGCGAATTTGAAGAGGCTAAAGCAGCCGTCGCACCGGGTATTGCGAGGGACCTTAAGAAGGCCGCTTCACGGATTCGCTCCTACCAGAAGAAGAAGCTTCCGAAGGCCGGAGCCTACAAGGATGCGCTCGGAAACGAACTTGGCTGGCTGATAAGACCAATTGAGAAGGTGGGAGTGTATGTTCCGGGAGGCAAGGCTTCGTACCCTTCAACCGTTCTCATGACCGCCATACCGGCGCGGGTTGCCGGGGCAATCGAGATAAGCGTTGTCACACCATGTTCCGGGAAACGGGTGCGCCCCGAGATTCTTGTGGCGTGCGAAATTGCCGGGGTGAGCAACGTCTACAAAATAGGCGGGGCCCACGCCATAGCGGCAATGGCCTTTGGAACCAGAAGCATACCGAAAGTGGACAAGGTAGTAGGTCCGGGGAACATCTATGTTACGATAGCCAAGAAGCTGGTTTATGGTTTCTGCGACATTGACATGCTGGCAGGGCCGACCGAGGTTCTGATTATAGCCGACGGTTCGTGTCCGCCGGGATGGGTTGCCGCGGACCTGCTTGCTCAGGCCGAGCATGACGAAATGTCAATCCCGATTCTCGCGACCACCAGCTATGATTACGCCAAAGAGGTGAAAAAGGAAGTGCTCTCGCAGCTAAGGGAGCTTGAAAGAGAGCAAATCGCGGGCGCCGCGGTCTCAAGCAACGGAAGAATCTACGTAACCGAGAACATGGAGCAGGCAGTAGCGCTTTCAAACGCGGTTGCTCCCGAGCACCTTGAGCTCTGCGTGCGTTCCCCCAAATCTCTTCTAAAAGGCATAAAACACGCGGGAGCAATATTTCTGGGATCTCTCTCGACCGAGCCTTTCGGCGATTACGTCTCGGGTCCGAGTCACGTTCTTCCGACGGGAGGAGCGGCGAGGTTTTCTTCTCCTCTCAGCGTTTATGATTTCCTGAGGATGCCGAGCACCATATCGATGTCGAAAAAAGGCTTTTCGTCTCTCGGCGCGACCGTTATGAATCTTGCCCACGCCGAGGGGCTTTCGGGTCACGCGTTTTCGGTAAAAAGACGGATTGAGGATTCCTGAGCAATGTTCACGCTACTGTTTAGAACGGGAGACTCCAGTGTCTGACATAGATTCAATTAAAAGCAGGATTTCTAAGAACCTAAGGTCAATATCCGCTTACTCGGTGCCGAGGATCGACTGCTCGGTCAGGCTTGATGGAAACGAAAGTCCTTACGATCTTGAGGAAGAAGAGAAGCTTGCGCTTTCCGAACGGCTGGCGAAGCTTCCGGTAAATCGTTATCCGGATCCCGAGGCTCTGGAGGTAAGAACTTCTCTTTCCCGAGCTGCAGGCTTTTCTGTGGATGGGATATTGCTTGGCAACGGTTCAGACGAGATCATACAGATGATCGTCGAGGTGCTTGGGGGGAAAAGCGGCCGCGTACTCGTGCCGTCCCCGACCTTCTCGATGTACAGGATCACGTCGCTTATTCTGGGAAAGCAGGTGACGGAGGTTGAGCTTGATGAGAACTTTGACATAGATCTCGAACAGACCTTGGAGACGATTCGCGCGCAGGACCCTGACATCGTTTTTCTCGCGACTCCGAACAATCCTACCGGGAACTCTTTTTCGGAAGAAAAAGTGCTTGAGATCCTTGAGGCAAGCGGGGGCGCGGTGGTTGTCGACGAGGCCTACTGCGATTTTTCCAAAAAAAGCTATATTCCCCATATAGATAAATATGAAAACCTGCTGGTACTGAGAACAATGTCCAAGATAGGGTTTGCGGGGGCGAGACTTGGAATATTCTTTGCACGACCGCAGGTCGCAG includes these proteins:
- a CDS encoding HPr family phosphocarrier protein translates to MSQKPLVRNFVIRNRLGLHARAAAVLVALTSRFSSSIMIRKDSFEIDGKSILGVLSLAAICGTEVAITIEGEDSELAMEEVSRLIESGFGEGIDPEN
- the hisD gene encoding histidinol dehydrogenase translates to MKIIRINSKNLERRSREIEKSASHFDPELVSQTEKIVEDVREQGDSALFRYAKKFDGPYVTAKNVKVTDREFEEAKAAVAPGIARDLKKAASRIRSYQKKKLPKAGAYKDALGNELGWLIRPIEKVGVYVPGGKASYPSTVLMTAIPARVAGAIEISVVTPCSGKRVRPEILVACEIAGVSNVYKIGGAHAIAAMAFGTRSIPKVDKVVGPGNIYVTIAKKLVYGFCDIDMLAGPTEVLIIADGSCPPGWVAADLLAQAEHDEMSIPILATTSYDYAKEVKKEVLSQLRELEREQIAGAAVSSNGRIYVTENMEQAVALSNAVAPEHLELCVRSPKSLLKGIKHAGAIFLGSLSTEPFGDYVSGPSHVLPTGGAARFSSPLSVYDFLRMPSTISMSKKGFSSLGATVMNLAHAEGLSGHAFSVKRRIEDS
- the hisC gene encoding histidinol-phosphate transaminase, with the translated sequence MSDIDSIKSRISKNLRSISAYSVPRIDCSVRLDGNESPYDLEEEEKLALSERLAKLPVNRYPDPEALEVRTSLSRAAGFSVDGILLGNGSDEIIQMIVEVLGGKSGRVLVPSPTFSMYRITSLILGKQVTEVELDENFDIDLEQTLETIRAQDPDIVFLATPNNPTGNSFSEEKVLEILEASGGAVVVDEAYCDFSKKSYIPHIDKYENLLVLRTMSKIGFAGARLGIFFARPQVADEVNKARLPYNINSFSQDVLSFALENPGVIERKIGLILSEREKLRGALERIEEIHVYPTDANFFLVQVPDADFLFEELVRNDILVRRFSGEGRLADCLRITVGAREENDRLIEALVGIFSS